One segment of Geoanaerobacter pelophilus DNA contains the following:
- a CDS encoding tetratricopeptide repeat protein, protein MSQVKEKATLLTALTASLVCLLLYLPVLNYGFINFDDPEYVLNNPVIRHLDLNTLYQSFFQSHVGWWMPLTWLSLAIDYQFWGLNPLGYHLTNIVFHAANTGLVVLIADGLLRQARGVNGESSNGLPEGGKYSGHYYAAILVFAGLCFGAHPLRVESVAWVTERKDVLNGFFAFSSILFYLHYAKRKDMGITGKQAGRFYALSLLCFVCSLMAKSVSVVLPAMLLVLDWQPLRRMPNRSFRQLILEKWPFFAASVLITLFTFFFAAQSRYLVTYEAFPLSQRIAVSGNAIWEYWRMLLVPVGLSPFNVIPDPIPGSYTLKASLVSLALLGIFFSGKVPRLSACMLCFILPLLPVLAFFQNGDQSYADRFTYLPSLSPAIFLALVLFTGKGVAGKLVNRRLVIVAAAIVVMIFMVATYRQQGVWRSPESFWTRIIQVEPLAIIYKERGKYYHSEGRYAEAVADFTAALGMITPTLKPYEYNFYAFRGEALRGAGRYEDAVADFATAISMYPHPAYFYHRGLALKSLGRIGEADLDFRRSGPDPGQIAWFDRGN, encoded by the coding sequence ATGTCCCAAGTTAAAGAGAAAGCCACACTGCTGACAGCATTGACAGCGTCGCTAGTCTGTCTGCTGCTCTATCTGCCGGTGCTTAACTACGGATTCATCAACTTTGACGACCCGGAATATGTGCTTAATAATCCGGTTATCCGTCACCTCGACCTGAATACTTTGTACCAGTCATTTTTCCAATCCCATGTCGGCTGGTGGATGCCGCTGACCTGGCTATCACTTGCCATTGATTACCAGTTCTGGGGACTTAACCCGCTTGGTTATCACCTGACCAACATCGTGTTCCATGCCGCTAACACCGGCCTTGTGGTGCTGATAGCCGACGGCCTTTTGCGGCAAGCAAGGGGGGTAAACGGCGAATCCTCAAATGGTCTGCCTGAAGGAGGCAAGTATTCCGGACATTACTATGCCGCCATTCTGGTTTTTGCCGGTCTTTGTTTTGGGGCGCACCCGCTCCGTGTTGAGTCTGTTGCCTGGGTAACCGAGCGTAAGGATGTGCTGAACGGTTTTTTTGCCTTTTCATCGATACTTTTTTATCTCCATTATGCCAAGCGAAAAGATATGGGCATTACCGGGAAGCAAGCCGGGAGGTTCTATGCCCTGTCGCTACTGTGCTTTGTCTGTTCGCTGATGGCGAAATCGGTTAGTGTTGTCCTGCCCGCCATGCTCCTTGTTTTGGACTGGCAGCCGCTGAGGCGCATGCCGAATCGATCCTTCCGCCAGCTTATCCTTGAGAAATGGCCGTTCTTTGCGGCATCGGTTTTGATAACACTGTTCACCTTCTTTTTTGCGGCTCAGAGTCGCTATCTGGTGACCTACGAAGCATTCCCCTTGAGCCAGAGAATTGCAGTCTCAGGTAACGCGATCTGGGAATACTGGCGCATGTTGCTGGTGCCGGTAGGGCTTAGTCCCTTCAATGTAATCCCTGATCCCATCCCGGGCTCATACACGTTAAAGGCATCGCTGGTGTCGTTGGCCCTTTTGGGGATATTTTTTTCAGGGAAAGTGCCGCGGCTCAGCGCCTGCATGCTCTGCTTTATACTGCCGCTGCTACCGGTGCTGGCATTCTTCCAAAACGGTGATCAATCCTACGCCGACAGGTTTACCTATCTGCCGTCTCTTTCACCGGCGATATTCCTGGCGCTGGTGCTCTTCACCGGCAAAGGTGTTGCCGGGAAGCTCGTCAACCGCCGCTTAGTGATTGTTGCCGCGGCAATTGTTGTGATGATTTTCATGGTAGCAACTTATCGGCAACAGGGAGTGTGGCGGTCCCCGGAGTCCTTCTGGACCAGGATAATCCAGGTTGAACCGCTGGCAATTATTTACAAGGAACGAGGCAAGTATTATCACTCAGAAGGTCGCTATGCCGAGGCAGTGGCTGATTTTACTGCTGCCCTGGGCATGATCACTCCGACTTTGAAGCCCTATGAATACAACTTCTACGCTTTCCGGGGGGAGGCGTTGCGGGGTGCCGGCCGGTACGAAGATGCGGTGGCGGATTTTGCCACGGCAATAAGCATGTACCCACATCCCGCCTACTTTTATCATCGCGGCCTTGCCCTGAAGTCGTTGGGGAGGATAGGCGAGGCTGATTTGGATTTCCGGCGCTCCGGTCCCGATCCCGGTCAGATTGCCTGGTTTGATAGGGGAAACTGA